A genomic segment from Nicotiana sylvestris chromosome 1, ASM39365v2, whole genome shotgun sequence encodes:
- the LOC104235375 gene encoding uncharacterized protein At4g00950-like, with translation MGTDTEAAEMSSTLKLPLFSVESSQEDLGMLTPLHTLASIPFKWEEEPGKPRPCTDLIPLSNSTCLEPPPRLYNMEFSKTSSSPTTVFDGPYITSKPKFSSFRLLRKDRRHRRQGSFDSSTSSETGQLSTTLVLGNKKAESKSWWRRPTNVKHKGCDINSGFVFPSSIDSTDCVSLNEECSSSSIKTETLRRSGSFSGHSQAKTHIWVAIYEGFKQVIPWKSRKSKKEALIG, from the exons ATGGGGACAGATACAGAGGCAGCAGAAATGAGTTCAACACTAAAGCTTCCTCTATTTTCAGTAGAGTCATCACAAGAGGATTTAGGGATGCTAACTCCTCTTCACACTTTAGCTTCAATACCTTTCAAATGGGAAGAAGAACCTGGAAAACCTCGTCCATGCACTGATCTTATCCCTCTTTCAAACTCCACATGTTTAGAACCACCTCCTAGGCTTTACAATATGGAATTTTCCAAGACATCTTCTTCTCCTACAACTGTATTTGACGGACCTTACATCACCAGTAAACCTAAATTTTCTTCATTCAGGTTGTTGAGGAAGGATCGTCGTCATCGTCGACAAGGGTCTTTTGATAGTAGTACTAGCTCCGAAACAGGACAACTTAGTACTACACTTGTTCTTGGTAACAAGAAAGCCGAAAGCAAAAGCTGGTGGCGCCGGCCGACTAATGTTAAACATAAAGGTTGTGATATTAATAGTGGTTTTGTGTTTCCATCTTCTATAGATTCAACAGATTGTGTTAGTCTCAATGAAGAATGCAGCAGTTCCAGTATTAAAACGGAAACACTTAGAAGAAGTGGCAGTTTCTCAGGTCACTCGCAGGCTAAGACTCACATCTGG GTAGCTATATACGAGGGTTTCAAGCAGGTAATACCATGGAAGAGCAGAAAGTCGAAAAAAGAAGCGCTAATCGGCTAA
- the LOC104223675 gene encoding uncharacterized protein encodes MDELPCPYAWAVLKNQQLKPGQYCSFYYKKDKLLRTYEFSVNPMPDESLWVIPTEVLEDVVLPPKGRRNARRPRKERLKPASEKESKRAFLCSVCGQGDHNRKTCRNRPK; translated from the coding sequence ATGGATGAACTTCCATGTCCGTATGCTTGGGCGGTTTTAAAGAACCAGCAATTGAAACCTGGCCAGTATTGCTCTTTTTACTACAAGAAGGATAAACTCCTTAGAACTTATGAATTTTCAGTGAATCCGATGCCAGATGAGAGTTTATGGGTAATCCCAACAGAGGTGCTGGAAGATGTGGTCCTACCACCTAAAGGGAGAAGGAATGCAAGAAGGCCAAGAAAGGAAAGACTCAAACCTGCTTCAGAGAAAGAGTCTAAGAGGGCGTTTTTATGTTCTGTGTGTGGACAAGGTGATCACAATAGAAAAACATGTAGGAATCGACCAAAATAA
- the LOC104223676 gene encoding uncharacterized protein, with protein MIVDGSFLKASYKGTILTACTQDGAVGKILPLAYAIVDLENNKSWEWFFVQIKGTFGVREGMCIVSDRNESIFNATKAVYPEVPHCICTFHLWQNVKRTFKKHHKQLKDILFALARAYTIEKFEYHMTEMCKIDPRVQPYLFEIGYEKWSRAYSKVKKSMVMTSNIAESINAANKDARELSVMRLLEYMTNLLQQWNNKNRKSAMETSIELGEKYNKLLRENLIASEQMTVK; from the exons ATGATCGTAGACGGAAGTTTCCTTAAAGCATCATATAAGGGTACCATATTGACTGCTTGCACACAGGATGGAGCTG TTG gaaaaatccttccacttgcATATGCAATTGTAGATTTAGAGAATAACAAATCTTGGGAGTGGTTCTTTGTCCAGATAAAGGGTACTTTTGGAGTTAGAGAAGGGATGTGTATAGTTTCAGATAGAAATGAAAGCATCTTCAATGCCACAAAAGCTGTGTACCCAGAAGTACCACATTGTATTTGCACGTTTCACTTGTGGCAGAATGTAAAGCGGACATTCAAGAAACATCACAAACAATTGAAGGATATCTTATTTGCTTTGGCTAGAGCTTACACGATAGAGAAGTTTGAGTACCATATGACAGAAATGTGCAAAATTGATCCGAGGGTACAACCTTACTTGTTCGAAATTGGCTACGAAAAGTGGTCTAGGGCATATTCCAAAGTGAAAAAGTCGATGGTAATGACTTCCAATATTGCAGAGTCAATTAATGCAGCAAACAAGGATGCTAGAGAGTTATCAGTAATGCGATTGCTGGAGTACATGACAAATTTGCTACAACAGTGGAACAACAAAAACAGAAAAAGTGCAATGGAGACATCTATAGAGCTTGGCGAAAAGTACAACAAACTCCTTCGGGAAAATCTGATTGCATCGGAGCAAATGACGGTAAAATGA